A genomic stretch from Glaciecola nitratireducens FR1064 includes:
- a CDS encoding DUF6702 family protein, with protein sequence MNLRNSSKTTTQVTFLSLVFSFLTRFKTITAATLGSVAITCFFTASVGISVFNIDSAGAHQQKMAITTVLFNPRTNNLEIMHRFDLHDAEHAVKEIFDGDADIMQSKKTQSDFANYVVKRFAIYNMQKEELPLTFVGTELEGQHFWVYQETPAPGDLEGMYIQHNALRDIWHKQTNTINVEGMGDIQTLTFTDSTELLSVEFTHH encoded by the coding sequence ATGAACTTAAGAAACTCATCAAAAACGACGACACAAGTGACATTTTTGTCACTTGTGTTTTCGTTTCTAACGCGTTTTAAAACCATCACGGCGGCAACGCTTGGTTCAGTTGCTATCACTTGTTTTTTCACTGCCTCTGTGGGTATCAGTGTATTTAACATTGATAGTGCCGGCGCTCATCAGCAAAAAATGGCAATTACTACCGTGCTTTTTAATCCTCGAACTAACAACCTCGAAATCATGCACCGATTCGATTTGCACGATGCCGAGCACGCTGTAAAGGAAATCTTTGATGGCGATGCAGATATTATGCAGAGCAAAAAGACGCAATCCGATTTTGCTAACTACGTAGTAAAGCGTTTTGCCATATACAACATGCAAAAAGAAGAGTTACCGCTTACTTTTGTTGGAACAGAGCTCGAGGGTCAACATTTTTGGGTGTATCAAGAAACACCTGCGCCTGGCGACTTGGAAGGGATGTACATTCAGCACAATGCACTTAGAGATATCTGGCATAAACAGACTAATACGATCAACGTCGAAGGCATGGGTGACATTCAAACATTAACTTTTACTGACAGCACTGAGTTATTAAGTGTAGAGTTTACGCACCATTAG
- a CDS encoding M1 family metallopeptidase, translated as MSLKQVSLVALLCVTGFLSVNSNASSAIQQTKGDFEDKFRQLDEVLPTPNVYRNAAGEPGHMYWQQKVDYVIDVKLDEAKRRLSASQVITYKNNSPDTLKYLWIQLDQNKYRADSMSALTNTFGGIGNRGPATQSADGDSPARLSLSALRSQQFVEDTELGYDLQKVTDSKGNALKYVVVGTLMRVDLPTPLKPNASTKLNIDFAFNIVEEDAVSARAGYEHFPDDEREGGNDIFLLAQWFPRLAAYTDYEAWTNKEFIGRGEFTLEFGNYDVSITVPADHIVSSTGALDNASDVLTSTQRKRLKEAETAERPVFIVTADEALENEKEGTSKSKTWRFKAENVRDFAWASSRKFMWDAKGYNQGGDERPLVMAMSFYPKEGGDLWKKYSTESVIHTMEVYSRFSFDYPYPVAQSVNGPVGGMEYPMITFNGPRTELQDDGDRTYSLAEKRFLIGVVIHEVGHIYFPMIVNSDERQWTWMDEGLNSFLDGVAGREWDPTIPWGVEPRDITGYMKSSTQVPIMTQSDSVLRLGPNAYTKPAAALNILRETILGRDLFDFAFKEYAQRWKYKRPTPADFFRTMEEASGVDLDWFWRGWFYSTDHVDISLDRVYKLRLDTQDPDIDFSRQRDAEMEKPLSLTDERNKAEGKELWVDRNKDVSDFYDENDRFTVTNKERNKYRSFLKDLDPWEKRVFERAVKEDKNYYVLDFSNHGGLVMPIILELEFEDGTKDNMYIPAEIWRRTPKAVSKLVVTEKEKVLKSVTVDPRWETADVDVENNHYPRRIIPSRIEAYKSDSSKKGIRRDLMQDSKTKLKSDEELEKDEKKDDEK; from the coding sequence ATGTCATTAAAGCAAGTCTCGCTTGTTGCACTTTTATGTGTAACCGGCTTTCTTTCTGTAAATAGCAACGCAAGTTCTGCCATTCAACAAACTAAAGGCGATTTCGAAGACAAATTCCGTCAGCTTGACGAAGTATTGCCTACGCCTAACGTATACCGAAATGCTGCGGGTGAGCCAGGCCATATGTATTGGCAGCAAAAAGTCGATTACGTCATTGATGTAAAACTTGATGAAGCAAAAAGACGCTTATCTGCTTCTCAGGTAATTACTTACAAGAATAACTCACCTGACACATTAAAGTATTTGTGGATCCAATTAGATCAAAACAAATACCGCGCAGATTCCATGTCTGCTCTTACAAATACCTTTGGTGGAATTGGTAACCGAGGTCCAGCGACACAAAGCGCCGACGGTGACTCTCCTGCACGATTAAGCCTAAGTGCACTGCGTAGCCAACAGTTTGTTGAAGACACAGAATTAGGCTACGACTTACAAAAAGTGACTGACAGCAAAGGCAATGCGCTTAAATATGTGGTTGTTGGTACCTTAATGAGAGTTGACCTTCCAACACCTCTTAAGCCAAATGCTAGCACAAAACTGAACATCGACTTTGCATTCAATATTGTCGAAGAAGATGCGGTATCAGCACGCGCTGGATACGAACATTTCCCTGATGACGAACGCGAAGGCGGCAACGATATCTTTTTGCTTGCGCAATGGTTTCCGCGTTTAGCGGCTTACACTGACTACGAAGCATGGACCAACAAAGAGTTTATTGGTCGCGGCGAGTTTACCTTAGAATTTGGTAACTATGATGTCAGTATAACCGTTCCTGCTGACCACATTGTGTCATCAACAGGCGCATTAGATAACGCAAGTGACGTGTTAACCAGCACACAGCGCAAGCGTTTGAAAGAAGCTGAAACAGCTGAGCGTCCGGTATTCATCGTTACTGCAGACGAAGCCTTAGAAAACGAAAAAGAAGGCACTTCAAAATCAAAAACGTGGCGTTTTAAAGCCGAAAACGTGAGAGATTTTGCTTGGGCAAGTTCACGTAAATTCATGTGGGATGCAAAAGGATATAATCAAGGCGGAGACGAGCGTCCATTAGTAATGGCGATGTCTTTCTATCCAAAAGAGGGTGGCGATTTATGGAAGAAGTACAGCACCGAGTCTGTTATTCATACCATGGAAGTTTACAGCCGTTTCTCGTTTGACTACCCGTATCCGGTTGCACAATCTGTAAACGGTCCAGTAGGCGGCATGGAATATCCTATGATCACCTTCAATGGCCCGCGCACCGAGCTGCAAGATGACGGCGACCGTACATATTCTTTGGCTGAAAAACGCTTTTTAATCGGCGTTGTCATTCACGAAGTAGGTCACATTTACTTCCCAATGATCGTTAACTCCGATGAACGCCAGTGGACGTGGATGGATGAAGGTTTAAATAGCTTCTTAGACGGTGTTGCGGGTCGTGAGTGGGATCCAACTATTCCTTGGGGTGTTGAGCCACGTGATATCACAGGCTACATGAAGTCGAGCACTCAAGTTCCCATCATGACGCAATCAGATTCTGTTCTACGTTTAGGTCCAAATGCTTATACCAAGCCAGCGGCTGCACTCAATATTTTACGTGAGACTATTCTGGGTCGCGACTTGTTCGATTTCGCATTCAAAGAATATGCCCAGCGTTGGAAATACAAGCGCCCTACACCTGCTGATTTTTTCCGCACCATGGAAGAAGCTTCTGGTGTTGATTTAGATTGGTTCTGGCGCGGTTGGTTCTACTCAACTGATCACGTTGATATCTCTTTGGATCGCGTTTACAAATTACGTTTAGATACCCAAGATCCAGACATCGACTTTTCTCGCCAGCGTGACGCTGAAATGGAAAAACCATTGTCTCTTACTGACGAGCGTAACAAAGCTGAAGGTAAAGAACTGTGGGTTGACCGCAACAAAGACGTCAGTGATTTTTATGACGAAAACGATCGCTTCACTGTAACGAATAAAGAGCGTAACAAATATCGTTCATTCCTCAAGGATTTAGACCCTTGGGAAAAACGTGTGTTTGAACGCGCAGTTAAAGAAGACAAAAACTACTATGTTTTAGATTTCTCTAACCACGGTGGTTTGGTCATGCCGATTATCCTCGAACTAGAGTTTGAAGATGGCACGAAAGACAATATGTATATTCCAGCTGAAATTTGGCGCCGCACTCCTAAAGCTGTATCAAAGCTTGTTGTGACTGAAAAAGAAAAAGTGTTGAAGTCAGTAACTGTTGATCCTCGTTGGGAAACAGCAGATGTTGACGTTGAGAATAATCACTATCCTCGCCGTATCATTCCTTCACGCATAGAAGCTTACAAGTCTGACAGCAGCAAAAAAGGTATCAGACGTGACCTGATGCAAGACAGCAAAACTAAGCTAAAGTCTGATGAAGAATTGGAAAAAGACGAAAAAAAAGACGATGAGAAATAG